In the Armatimonas rosea genome, one interval contains:
- a CDS encoding DUF1653 domain-containing protein encodes MSITPLPGELYTHRKGGLVVCVATEEATQRPVVVYRSQETRRYWTRPLGEFMDGRFTRASDATTPTIEPGQ; translated from the coding sequence ATGAGCATCACGCCACTACCCGGAGAGCTCTACACGCACCGCAAGGGCGGGCTCGTCGTCTGCGTGGCCACCGAAGAGGCCACGCAGCGCCCCGTGGTGGTCTACCGAAGCCAAGAGACGAGGCGATACTGGACCAGGCCGCTGGGTGAGTTCATGGATGGCCGATTTACGCGCGCCTCAGACGCCACCACGCCCACCATTGAGCCGGGCCAGTAA
- a CDS encoding type I restriction endonuclease subunit M, with amino-acid sequence MTAQPTQQATQSTIGNPLFLCGEVVATPGAIEALNEAHGNRWRIEAGRLIARHRSGDWGDVCREDKSANDQALRHGARILSAYHLPVRVPGTAPQKLWVITEADRSSTTILLPDEY; translated from the coding sequence ATGACAGCACAACCAACACAGCAGGCGACACAATCGACCATCGGCAACCCGCTTTTTCTCTGTGGCGAGGTCGTTGCCACCCCCGGAGCTATCGAGGCCCTGAATGAGGCGCACGGGAACCGCTGGCGCATCGAGGCGGGGCGGCTGATCGCCCGGCACCGCTCCGGGGACTGGGGCGACGTGTGTAGGGAGGACAAGAGCGCCAACGACCAGGCTCTGAGGCATGGGGCGCGGATTCTCTCGGCCTATCACTTGCCCGTCCGGGTTCCTGGGACGGCTCCACAGAAGCTCTGGGTCATCACAGAGGCCGACCGCTCCAGCACGACAATCCTGCTACCGGACGAGTACTAG